One genomic window of Luteitalea pratensis includes the following:
- a CDS encoding CHASE2 domain-containing protein, producing MHTGLRHARAAQVIVIVAIAVAVGLDVSGPGRRLDAWLWDRLAALFAPTLADDGTVVFGIDDASMADLQPLIGGWPYRRDVWAHVVDYLGAQGARHVTLDVLAADPRDGDDQLREALARTPGIVLPAVPVPFRMTTDRTVAPGATSGMTVADGTPASEAISLVAPRPELQAAARLGVATAGADEDGIVRRLPVLTRVGRAWLPAMAVASLFGSEDDVTWRPGWRGPTIFIAGHALPVDRAGQVELRYPSAQPALATLAFSRLVRAAVTDVGDPDVAAHVRGRRVFIGATALLLEEAVPTPVGRVPGVEFIRLTTVLLRDGAVVRPRVAVIDTIGLALALGVLLLGWAWRPDRSRTTLVALLLSGLTTAALAASMLVLLQQRTWLFGPLVAAATSAGLLTLADLVRLRRERSLIEAERQAAERASELKTQFLNHIAHELRTPVTAILGFGRLIVEGRDPREVQEYARVISRNGAHLLQLVNNLLDDATIAVGRARIDPQPVDVRQLLSDVLATVEGLPRNDGVALSGNVAPGVPAYLLIDALRVRQILLNLLGNAMKFTEAGDIRLVVAWDHGRLTLVVQDTGSGIPSEALARMFEEYEQGYQRAQRMGGTGLGLSVSRRLARLMGGDLEASSSEGCGSRFTLTLPAREATPPTVFAAPHEQDVVESTGDGPLVLVCDDIEDIRQLFAVVLSSAGARVVTAGTGQEAVALAHSLAPEAILLDLDLPDQDGLVTATQLRAHGYEGPIIAISGSGEDREATLRDHGFSDSARKPVSSTLLVDLVARHLRHWRPTRPPLREA from the coding sequence ATGCACACCGGGTTGCGCCACGCCCGCGCAGCCCAGGTCATCGTCATCGTGGCGATCGCTGTCGCGGTCGGCCTCGACGTCAGTGGTCCGGGTCGCCGTCTGGACGCATGGCTGTGGGATCGTCTGGCGGCCCTGTTCGCTCCCACTCTCGCCGACGACGGCACCGTGGTCTTCGGGATCGACGACGCCTCGATGGCCGACCTGCAACCGCTCATCGGCGGATGGCCCTATCGTCGGGATGTCTGGGCGCATGTCGTGGACTACCTCGGCGCACAGGGCGCGCGACACGTGACCCTCGACGTCCTGGCCGCGGATCCGCGCGACGGTGACGATCAGTTGCGCGAAGCCCTGGCCCGCACCCCCGGCATCGTGCTGCCCGCCGTGCCCGTTCCCTTCAGGATGACGACGGACCGTACCGTTGCGCCCGGAGCCACGTCCGGCATGACGGTGGCGGACGGGACGCCGGCGAGCGAAGCGATCAGCCTGGTGGCGCCGCGGCCCGAATTGCAGGCCGCCGCGCGACTGGGTGTGGCGACGGCCGGGGCCGACGAGGACGGCATCGTCCGGCGCCTCCCCGTGCTGACGCGCGTCGGGCGCGCGTGGCTGCCGGCGATGGCGGTCGCTTCCCTGTTCGGGAGTGAAGACGACGTCACGTGGCGGCCAGGCTGGCGAGGGCCGACGATCTTCATCGCTGGGCATGCGCTCCCCGTCGACCGGGCTGGCCAGGTCGAACTCCGGTATCCATCAGCGCAGCCCGCGCTGGCCACGCTGGCGTTCTCGCGACTCGTGCGCGCGGCCGTGACAGATGTCGGGGACCCGGACGTCGCCGCGCACGTGCGCGGACGTCGCGTCTTCATCGGGGCGACGGCCCTGCTGCTGGAAGAAGCCGTGCCGACGCCCGTCGGACGAGTGCCAGGCGTCGAGTTCATCCGCCTGACCACGGTCCTCCTTCGAGACGGCGCCGTCGTGCGTCCGCGCGTCGCGGTGATCGACACGATCGGGCTCGCACTCGCGCTGGGCGTCCTGCTGCTCGGCTGGGCATGGCGTCCCGATCGGTCACGCACCACGCTCGTCGCGCTCCTGCTCTCGGGCCTGACTACCGCTGCCCTCGCGGCGTCGATGCTGGTGCTCCTGCAGCAGCGCACGTGGCTGTTTGGCCCACTGGTCGCGGCGGCCACATCGGCTGGGCTGCTGACCCTCGCCGACCTCGTCCGGCTCCGTCGGGAACGCAGCCTCATCGAGGCCGAGCGTCAGGCGGCGGAGCGCGCCTCAGAGCTCAAGACGCAATTCCTCAACCACATCGCGCACGAACTGCGCACGCCGGTCACCGCCATTCTCGGCTTCGGGCGCCTCATCGTCGAGGGTCGCGACCCTCGTGAGGTACAGGAGTACGCTCGAGTGATCTCGCGAAACGGCGCGCACCTGCTGCAGTTGGTCAACAACCTCCTGGACGATGCGACGATCGCGGTGGGACGTGCTCGCATCGACCCGCAACCGGTGGACGTGCGGCAACTGTTGAGCGACGTGCTGGCCACCGTCGAGGGTCTGCCCCGCAACGATGGGGTCGCCCTCTCCGGCAATGTCGCCCCTGGCGTCCCGGCGTACCTCTTGATCGACGCCCTTCGCGTGCGCCAGATCCTGTTGAACCTGCTGGGCAACGCGATGAAGTTCACCGAGGCCGGCGACATTCGCCTCGTCGTCGCCTGGGATCACGGGCGACTGACGCTCGTGGTCCAGGACACCGGCAGCGGCATCCCGTCCGAGGCGCTCGCCCGCATGTTCGAGGAGTACGAACAGGGATACCAGCGCGCGCAGCGCATGGGCGGCACCGGCCTCGGCCTCAGCGTGTCACGCCGACTCGCCCGGCTGATGGGAGGAGACCTCGAGGCTTCCTCGTCCGAGGGATGCGGCAGTCGCTTCACCCTGACGCTGCCGGCGCGGGAAGCCACGCCGCCGACGGTGTTCGCGGCGCCGCACGAGCAGGATGTCGTCGAGAGCACCGGCGACGGACCGCTGGTGCTGGTGTGCGACGACATCGAGGACATCCGGCAGCTGTTTGCCGTCGTGCTCAGCAGCGCGGGTGCCCGCGTCGTCACGGCCGGCACCGGACAGGAGGCCGTTGCCCTCGCGCACTCCCTCGCGCCGGAAGCCATCCTGCTCGATCTCGACTTGCCCGATCAGGACGGTCTCGTCACGGCCACTCAGTTGCGCGCGCACGGCTACGAGGGCCCGATCATCGCGATCTCGGGCAGCGGCGAGGACCGGGAAGCGACGTTGCGCGACCACGGATTCTCGGACTCGGCCCGCAAGCCGGTGTCGAGCACGCTGCTCGTGGACCTCGTCGCACGACACCTGCGGCACTGGCGTCCGACGCGGCCACCGCTGCGCGAGGCCTGA
- a CDS encoding FecR domain-containing protein, whose amino-acid sequence MSLRRVSCSLLIAGLSATVEAQGPPAPLTPDDTYTHTIVRGDTLIRLAEQLLSEPHRWSIVARLNKVRNPKRLRPGRTLAFPLDRMRSLPGEARVLWVRGKPRVETAGAGTVLALLGATLAPGDSVVTADDESVKLQLSTGSLVTLGEQARITLVELRTLAGPQVSRTRVDVQRGRVESSVVPATHPAQKHEISTPVVIATVRGTEFRVSVGTDAASVATEVTDGSVGVGRGPENVALPAGYGMRARVGVPLAPPRALLPQTDLAALSASSARLPVRVRWPAIAGATAYRVSVAPSGDAPALEDQQVPSPEVTWPDLADGIYRIAVRGIDADDLEGLEATATFTVDARPVPPLVKSSGDGVTYGDSVALEWTRPDGVEAFDLQVATDDGFAATRSEQTAIREVTATLALPPGRYVWRVASRVGEDRGPWGDPTVVELRARPAAGPAPDASVQKRDLTLRWSAGAPGDRYVVQMAADPWFGAAIVDAEVDAPMITVPRPTPGRYHVRVRVVNAEGVSGPFGPTQSLDIPKPPRSKWWWILLPLGAGALVAAF is encoded by the coding sequence GTGTCACTGCGGCGAGTCTCATGCAGCCTGCTGATCGCGGGCCTGTCGGCCACGGTCGAGGCGCAGGGTCCACCAGCTCCCCTCACGCCCGACGACACGTACACGCACACCATCGTGCGTGGCGACACGTTGATCAGACTCGCCGAGCAACTACTCAGCGAGCCACACCGTTGGTCCATCGTCGCCCGCCTCAACAAGGTGCGCAACCCGAAGCGCCTGCGGCCGGGTCGGACGCTGGCCTTCCCGCTCGATCGGATGCGGAGCCTGCCAGGTGAGGCACGCGTGCTTTGGGTGCGCGGCAAGCCGCGCGTCGAAACGGCCGGCGCGGGCACCGTGCTCGCGCTGCTCGGCGCGACGCTCGCTCCCGGCGATTCCGTCGTGACCGCTGACGACGAGAGCGTGAAGCTGCAGTTGTCCACGGGCAGCCTCGTCACCCTCGGCGAGCAGGCTCGCATCACGCTCGTCGAACTGCGGACGCTGGCGGGACCACAGGTCAGCCGCACGCGGGTGGACGTCCAGCGTGGCCGCGTCGAATCGTCGGTCGTACCGGCGACCCATCCGGCGCAAAAGCACGAGATCAGTACGCCGGTCGTGATCGCGACGGTGCGCGGCACGGAGTTCCGCGTGTCGGTAGGTACCGACGCCGCGTCGGTGGCCACCGAGGTTACAGATGGATCGGTCGGCGTCGGGCGTGGCCCCGAGAACGTGGCGCTCCCCGCCGGGTACGGCATGCGCGCACGCGTCGGCGTGCCGCTCGCACCGCCGCGCGCCCTGCTGCCGCAGACCGATCTCGCGGCACTGTCGGCCTCCTCCGCCCGGCTGCCAGTGCGGGTACGCTGGCCTGCCATCGCCGGAGCGACGGCATATCGCGTGAGCGTTGCACCCTCCGGCGACGCGCCTGCCCTGGAGGACCAGCAGGTCCCCTCACCCGAAGTGACGTGGCCGGACCTTGCCGACGGCATCTACCGAATCGCCGTCCGCGGCATCGATGCCGACGACCTCGAGGGGCTCGAGGCGACCGCGACATTCACTGTCGACGCACGCCCCGTACCGCCACTCGTCAAGTCGTCCGGTGACGGCGTGACGTACGGCGACAGCGTGGCGCTGGAGTGGACCCGTCCCGACGGCGTCGAGGCGTTCGACCTGCAGGTCGCCACCGATGATGGTTTCGCGGCCACGCGGTCGGAGCAGACGGCGATCCGCGAGGTGACCGCCACCTTGGCGCTGCCTCCGGGACGATACGTGTGGCGCGTGGCGTCGCGCGTGGGCGAGGATCGCGGCCCATGGGGAGACCCGACCGTGGTCGAGTTGCGGGCGCGGCCCGCCGCCGGGCCAGCGCCCGATGCCTCGGTGCAGAAGCGCGACCTCACGCTACGTTGGTCGGCGGGCGCGCCCGGAGATCGCTACGTCGTCCAGATGGCGGCCGATCCATGGTTCGGAGCGGCCATCGTCGACGCCGAGGTGGACGCGCCGATGATCACCGTGCCGAGGCCGACACCAGGCCGCTACCACGTCCGTGTTCGCGTGGTGAACGCCGAGGGCGTGAGCGGTCCCTTCGGTCCAACACAGTCGCTCGACATCCCGAAGCCGCCACGCAGCAAGTGGTGGTGGATCCTCCTGCCACTCGGGGCAGGCGCCCTCGTGGCCGCGTTCTGA
- a CDS encoding FtsX-like permease family protein, whose translation MSNFPSTAWTGVSRARSGGEPGAREALAFLCAAYWRPLYGFARGLGYMTEDAHDLTQGYFALLIEKDYLGDVRLREGRFRAFLLTSFKHFLSKERDRARALKRGGGRVPVAIDVREAEARHPDDTLDTLDPEALFERRWAFTILERAMARLGQELKHAGRGIEFEQLEGYLTGREPRVHYHDVAERLGTTEGAVKKMVHRLRRRYGHLLREEIGATVAEPGDIDAELHHLLSAIRPWEPPVARSLTDTQAETIVGTPGYMSPEQADGLPVDARADVFSAAVILAEIVSPRTIGTGESANDRRSLWAELRQDPPLVSAGPWSAALRRALSHSPGDRYSSAGALARALEVEQRETNRADQSPYPGLLHFTRENARFFFGRELEVESLLRQLRRPRLRAVIGPSGAGKSSVLRQGDGRSTRRVSLRNVLVVGQLAVALVLLATASLFVRNLAQAHRLDPGFDTENTLVGLVSFVEGRYTDETRTELLDRAASRALALPGVVAAGYAYGAPLTIRSGMSTGADLTLESTGAKFQASYETNFAGPGFFEAIGIPVVEGRTFRGDHRRGAPAVAVVNEEFVRRYMAGADPIGQRLHLPGPEEKTYPVEIVGVVGDSKFRSLGEDRRPAIYEAYAQRSHGQRVAHVFVRRSPGAAMSPHEVVSALTALDPSMAVEVSTMRDTLAFAFMPSRLGAALLAALGALGLLLAMAGLFAVVSYSVSRRTGEIGIRMALGANRWRVTQLVLRDAVLLTAIGAALGLAAAWFVTQPLAMFLVAGVSGDPIAFAGAAALLVLVSLAAAWVPARRAVRVDPVTALRCE comes from the coding sequence ATGAGCAACTTTCCCAGCACCGCCTGGACAGGCGTTTCGCGAGCGCGCAGTGGCGGCGAGCCCGGGGCGCGAGAGGCGCTTGCCTTTCTGTGTGCGGCGTACTGGCGTCCCCTGTATGGCTTCGCCCGCGGGCTGGGTTATATGACTGAGGACGCCCATGACCTCACGCAGGGATACTTTGCGCTGCTCATCGAGAAGGACTACCTCGGTGACGTGCGGTTGCGGGAGGGCCGATTCCGCGCGTTCCTCCTGACGTCGTTCAAGCACTTTCTGTCCAAGGAACGCGACCGCGCGCGGGCGCTGAAGAGAGGCGGCGGCCGAGTGCCGGTGGCGATCGACGTCCGGGAAGCGGAGGCGCGGCACCCTGACGATACGCTCGACACTCTGGATCCCGAGGCGCTCTTCGAGCGGCGGTGGGCCTTCACCATCCTCGAGCGGGCGATGGCACGTCTCGGTCAGGAACTGAAGCACGCAGGTCGCGGCATCGAGTTCGAGCAGCTTGAAGGCTATCTGACGGGCCGTGAACCGCGGGTGCATTACCACGACGTGGCCGAACGCCTCGGGACGACCGAAGGCGCCGTCAAGAAGATGGTGCACCGGCTGCGTCGCCGCTACGGTCATCTGCTCCGCGAAGAGATCGGGGCCACGGTGGCCGAACCGGGAGACATCGACGCCGAACTTCATCATCTGCTGTCGGCAATCAGGCCGTGGGAACCTCCGGTGGCCCGAAGCCTGACCGATACCCAGGCTGAGACCATCGTAGGAACCCCGGGGTACATGTCTCCGGAGCAGGCGGACGGCCTTCCCGTGGACGCGCGCGCCGATGTGTTCTCGGCCGCCGTGATTCTCGCGGAGATTGTCTCGCCGAGGACGATCGGAACAGGCGAATCAGCGAATGACAGACGCAGCCTGTGGGCGGAGTTGCGTCAAGACCCCCCTCTGGTTTCGGCCGGACCTTGGAGTGCAGCGCTCCGCCGGGCACTGAGCCATTCCCCTGGGGACCGTTATTCGTCCGCGGGTGCGCTGGCGCGCGCCCTGGAAGTCGAGCAGCGGGAGACGAATCGCGCCGACCAGAGCCCGTACCCGGGTCTTCTGCATTTCACACGAGAGAACGCCCGCTTCTTCTTCGGGCGCGAGCTCGAAGTGGAGTCGCTGCTTCGTCAGTTGCGACGCCCTCGCCTGCGAGCCGTGATCGGGCCGTCCGGTGCCGGCAAGAGCTCGGTGCTCCGCCAGGGCGACGGCCGCAGCACGCGGCGCGTGTCGCTGCGCAACGTCCTCGTCGTGGGCCAACTCGCGGTGGCGCTCGTGCTGCTGGCGACGGCGTCGCTGTTCGTGCGCAATCTCGCGCAGGCGCATCGTCTCGATCCGGGCTTCGACACGGAGAACACCCTGGTGGGGCTCGTGAGTTTCGTCGAGGGCCGCTATACCGACGAGACGCGGACCGAATTGCTGGACCGCGCCGCCAGCCGGGCGCTCGCGCTGCCTGGCGTCGTCGCGGCGGGATATGCCTACGGCGCACCGCTGACCATCCGGAGCGGGATGAGCACCGGCGCCGATCTGACGCTCGAGTCGACCGGCGCGAAGTTTCAGGCGAGCTATGAGACCAACTTCGCGGGGCCAGGCTTCTTCGAGGCGATCGGCATTCCCGTCGTCGAGGGTCGTACGTTCCGTGGCGACCACAGGCGGGGTGCGCCGGCCGTCGCGGTGGTCAACGAAGAGTTCGTCCGGCGTTACATGGCCGGCGCCGACCCGATCGGCCAGCGTCTGCACCTGCCCGGGCCCGAAGAGAAGACGTACCCGGTCGAGATCGTCGGTGTCGTCGGCGACAGCAAGTTCCGATCGCTCGGCGAGGACCGTCGGCCGGCAATCTACGAGGCCTACGCGCAGCGCTCCCATGGACAACGGGTGGCGCACGTGTTCGTGCGGAGGAGTCCCGGAGCGGCAATGAGCCCGCACGAGGTCGTCAGTGCGCTCACCGCGCTCGATCCGTCCATGGCGGTCGAGGTGAGCACCATGCGCGACACGCTGGCGTTTGCGTTCATGCCGAGCCGACTCGGGGCGGCGTTACTGGCAGCGCTGGGCGCGCTGGGGCTGCTGCTCGCGATGGCGGGCCTGTTCGCCGTGGTGTCCTACTCCGTCAGCCGGCGCACCGGCGAGATCGGCATCCGGATGGCGCTCGGTGCGAACCGCTGGCGAGTGACGCAACTCGTCCTGCGCGATGCGGTGCTCCTGACGGCCATCGGCGCCGCGCTGGGGCTTGCCGCGGCCTGGTTCGTCACCCAGCCGCTGGCGATGTTCCTCGTTGCGGGCGTGAGCGGAGACCCGATCGCGTTTGCCGGCGCCGCCGCCCTGCTGGTGCTCGTGAGCCTCGCTGCAGCGTGGGTGCCTGCGAGGCGCGCCGTCCGCGTCGATCCGGTAACCGCCTTGCGGTGCGAATGA
- a CDS encoding DUF1326 domain-containing protein, with protein MALEVNRGTYGNVPLDGLGFIILGFTPEAMANGNWSVGLIADERATAEQGEAITAIASGAAGGPMAALSGLIGTFLGVQPAPIRFDRSGAKWTVKASDFVDMTAEGAKGLNPDATEPLYLDNTGHRAAGRFALARAANSRVRALGLAWEDASGKNNGQYAPFSWRNA; from the coding sequence ATGGCACTCGAGGTGAATCGCGGGACCTACGGAAACGTCCCGCTGGATGGCCTGGGCTTCATCATCCTAGGCTTCACGCCCGAGGCGATGGCCAATGGCAACTGGTCGGTCGGGCTCATCGCGGACGAGCGAGCAACCGCCGAGCAGGGTGAGGCCATCACGGCTATCGCCAGCGGAGCCGCAGGCGGTCCGATGGCGGCACTGTCAGGACTGATCGGAACGTTCCTGGGCGTGCAGCCCGCACCAATCCGCTTCGATCGCAGCGGTGCGAAGTGGACCGTCAAGGCGTCGGATTTCGTTGACATGACTGCCGAGGGCGCGAAGGGACTCAACCCCGACGCCACCGAGCCGCTGTACCTCGACAACACGGGCCATCGGGCCGCCGGTCGCTTTGCGTTGGCGCGCGCTGCCAACAGCCGCGTGCGTGCCCTCGGCCTGGCCTGGGAAGACGCAAGCGGCAAGAACAACGGGCAGTACGCGCCGTTTTCCTGGCGCAACGCGTAA
- a CDS encoding NAD-dependent epimerase/dehydratase family protein — protein MVHTDPADPKDGSESFGTRKARCEAILARVFGPRGIVVRPTYIVGPGDHTDRFTYWPVRLAEGGDVLAPGSKTDPVQFIDVRDLAAFMLRLVEDDASGIFNAIGPGTAMTIETFLRESIAALNVTARLVWVDEAALKAREIDGMVPWILARGNDLGHTSIRTTRSVAAGLSHRPVTETVRDTLDWFTELPADRRASAKWVISRETEREILSATRTR, from the coding sequence GTGGTTCATACCGACCCGGCAGATCCGAAGGACGGCTCGGAGAGCTTCGGCACGCGCAAGGCCCGATGCGAAGCCATCCTCGCGCGCGTGTTCGGCCCTCGCGGCATCGTCGTCCGCCCGACCTACATCGTTGGGCCTGGCGATCACACCGACCGTTTCACCTACTGGCCGGTGCGGCTCGCCGAGGGTGGCGACGTACTCGCCCCTGGCAGCAAGACCGACCCCGTGCAGTTCATCGACGTGCGCGACCTTGCAGCCTTCATGCTCAGGCTCGTCGAAGACGACGCGTCAGGCATCTTCAACGCCATCGGCCCCGGTACGGCGATGACCATCGAGACGTTCCTGCGTGAGTCGATCGCCGCGCTGAATGTCACGGCGCGACTGGTCTGGGTCGATGAAGCGGCCTTGAAGGCGCGGGAGATCGATGGGATGGTGCCGTGGATCCTGGCGCGTGGCAACGACCTGGGACACACGAGCATCCGGACGACGCGGTCGGTGGCGGCCGGCCTGTCGCATCGCCCCGTGACCGAGACGGTGCGCGACACCCTGGACTGGTTCACGGAATTGCCGGCCGATCGGCGTGCGAGCGCGAAGTGGGTGATCTCGCGCGAGACGGAGCGCGAGATCCTCTCCGCAACGCGCACGCGTTAG
- a CDS encoding GDSL-type esterase/lipase family protein, which produces MTAKTRATRAAGRILAWIMVTALLPCAPPANAQAEPPALTRRADGPWDASVPAAGTILRYTLDGTEPTRDSGAWLASVDVPPGYVLKVRAFTDDGTAAGDVALRETPLPDGTVRTPTSLVPVTQNRDWRVYDWKDRHAAAVALMRERRPEIVMLGDSITHFWGGDPVGGRRNGAAEWDRFFAGRRVVNLGYGWDRTENVLWRLTHGEFDDVSPAVVVVLIGTNNIGLNTADDIAAGVEAICSTIHARSPQTRILLLGLLPRGERPNPARDSVGEVNRRLATLDGRHGITYLDIGSVFVSADGTIAREVMYDFLHPTAKGYDLWAAAMTETLERLLPAQTMPAR; this is translated from the coding sequence GTGACAGCGAAGACACGCGCCACGAGAGCCGCGGGCCGCATCCTGGCGTGGATCATGGTGACCGCGCTCTTGCCGTGCGCGCCGCCCGCGAACGCGCAGGCCGAACCCCCGGCGCTGACGCGGCGGGCGGATGGTCCCTGGGACGCCTCTGTGCCAGCGGCAGGCACGATCCTCCGCTACACGCTCGACGGCACGGAGCCGACACGGGACTCGGGTGCATGGCTGGCGTCGGTCGACGTGCCGCCCGGATACGTGCTGAAAGTGCGCGCGTTCACCGACGACGGTACTGCCGCTGGTGATGTCGCGCTGCGCGAGACGCCGCTGCCTGACGGTACCGTTCGGACACCGACATCGCTCGTGCCCGTCACCCAGAACCGCGACTGGCGCGTGTACGACTGGAAGGATCGCCACGCCGCGGCCGTTGCCCTGATGCGCGAGCGCCGGCCCGAGATCGTGATGCTCGGCGACTCGATCACGCATTTCTGGGGTGGCGATCCGGTGGGCGGTCGACGCAACGGCGCCGCGGAGTGGGATCGATTCTTCGCGGGGCGGCGCGTCGTCAACCTGGGCTACGGGTGGGACCGGACCGAGAACGTCCTCTGGCGACTGACGCACGGCGAGTTCGACGATGTGTCGCCAGCCGTCGTGGTCGTGCTGATCGGCACCAACAACATCGGGCTCAACACGGCCGACGACATCGCCGCGGGCGTCGAGGCGATCTGCTCGACGATTCACGCGCGATCGCCGCAGACACGCATCCTGCTGCTGGGACTTCTGCCCCGCGGTGAACGTCCGAATCCGGCACGCGACTCCGTCGGAGAAGTGAATCGACGTCTCGCGACGCTCGACGGCCGCCACGGCATCACGTACCTCGATATCGGGTCGGTGTTCGTATCCGCCGACGGGACGATCGCCCGGGAGGTGATGTACGACTTCCTCCACCCTACGGCGAAGGGCTACGACCTGTGGGCCGCGGCGATGACCGAAACGCTGGAGCGCTTGCTGCCAGCGCAGACAATGCCCGCGCGCTGA
- the rsmH gene encoding 16S rRNA (cytosine(1402)-N(4))-methyltransferase RsmH, with translation MIGGTPADASPHRPIMVAEVLAHLRPTPGEAVVDCTLGGGGHAQAILQCLQPGGRLIGLDVDPVELPATLARLREAGFGPETFIAQQANFRSLPAVLASHGYERVDAILVDLGVSSMQHDSPARGFSYKHPGPLDLRMDPTSGPPAWERLGTLDAAAIGAILVDYADEPHADLIASLLVEALPRTTHALERLIRAGLTAAMPALPRAEVKMSIRRTFQALRILVNDELDALETLLAALPSGLAPGGRVVVLTFHSGEDRRVKQAFRSGRRAGVYAEIAETVVRSAREETFANRRAASAKLRWAVRAGGLRSGG, from the coding sequence GTGATCGGGGGCACCCCGGCAGACGCGTCGCCACACCGGCCGATCATGGTTGCGGAGGTGTTGGCTCACCTGCGGCCGACACCTGGCGAGGCCGTCGTGGATTGCACCCTCGGCGGCGGCGGCCACGCGCAGGCCATCCTTCAGTGCCTTCAGCCGGGCGGGCGCCTGATCGGACTCGACGTCGACCCCGTGGAACTGCCAGCAACGCTCGCCCGCCTTCGGGAGGCAGGGTTCGGCCCCGAGACGTTCATCGCGCAGCAGGCGAACTTCCGCTCGCTGCCTGCCGTGCTTGCCTCGCACGGGTACGAGCGCGTCGACGCAATCCTGGTCGACCTCGGTGTGTCGTCGATGCAGCACGATTCGCCCGCGCGTGGCTTCAGCTACAAGCATCCAGGGCCCCTCGACCTGCGCATGGATCCCACCAGCGGACCGCCTGCATGGGAACGGCTGGGCACTCTGGACGCGGCCGCGATCGGTGCGATCCTCGTCGATTACGCCGACGAACCACACGCCGATCTCATTGCCAGTCTGCTCGTGGAGGCACTGCCCCGCACGACGCACGCGCTCGAGCGGCTCATCCGGGCGGGGCTCACCGCGGCGATGCCTGCATTACCCCGCGCGGAGGTGAAGATGTCCATACGGCGGACCTTCCAGGCGCTGCGCATCCTCGTGAACGACGAACTCGACGCGCTCGAGACGCTGCTGGCCGCACTTCCCTCCGGCCTCGCACCGGGCGGCCGCGTCGTCGTCCTCACGTTCCATTCGGGAGAGGACCGGCGTGTGAAGCAGGCCTTCCGCAGTGGTCGACGGGCCGGCGTCTATGCCGAGATCGCGGAGACGGTCGTGCGGTCTGCCAGGGAGGAGACGTTCGCGAATCGGCGTGCGGCGTCCGCCAAACTGCGCTGGGCGGTACGTGCCGGCGGGTTGAGAAGCGGCGGGTGA